CGTGACCCTTTCCCAGCAGAGATAGCTAGTGGATTTGCTGAGAAAGTGTTGGGAAACGTCGACACAGAGCATAAGATTCTTATCCCTAATGCATCAGCTCTCTCTCTTGCTAAGCAAGATTGCTCTCCTATTTCTCCTTTACAGCCTCCCTTGTCGGTGGATGAAGCTAAGGCTCTAATGAAGAAGGTGACTTTTTGCAATTTACCCTCTTTTCAAATGCTTTTCATTATCATGTTCTGAATTGAGGTCAATGGGATTGAATtgtttttttggtaaaaatgtatAATAAGTTTCTTAACTCTTCGTAAATTTGGAAATCAgtcctatacttttatttctagtaatttaattttactatttttcaaattttcaaattttcaaatttaggttaatattaatattattaaaactaTTTTGTTATACTTAGAGAAttaaattcttagaaataaaaataaaaataccaaataTTATATTTGTGAAAAGTATAGAGAGTTATGGTATATTTCAACGTtgatttttttacttagtttttgtTGTAAGCTTTGTTCATGCTTTAGCTCTAAGTGTTCTCTTCTTTATTAGCAGCAATCTGATTTAGAATTTGAAATTTAAACCGAGTTTGTTTCACTCAAAATGGCTTATGAAAAATgtgtttttctaattttttgaaaaataatttataagttaataaatcttttacaaattaatttaccattttaaaaaacacaagttctttttcaaaaaaaaactcatttatgagtaattttattttatataaaaattaacttaaatcaaatttaatattatcatattaataaatttaaaaaatatatttaaaattattaaaatctgttcaatattattaaacatacatatttaattatttatatttactaaatAATTCAACacttcaataaattatttaatattataatttaattttaataataaaacttgaggatagtaattttaaattttaaataatattcttaattattattgaaaaatattaatattaatattttagtaataaatatatgttacaatttataaatatttaataataaatgttttgtaatatagaatataaatattttaattatataaaaataagtatttatttaaatcatgctAGCTTTAATTATCCTTTCCAACTCTAGTGTGTCACTATCCACTCtcgtatatgtaatatatattaatttaaattaagttttaattagacattgtttatttttaaagttatataTGGTATtagttattataaaataaaattttttattgtcaAAAGGAGATGCTATTTTAACATTtagtaacaaatatatttatgttgtaTTTGTTTTACTAAGAACaatttttagaaaatgattttaagaaaatttatccaaaaaacaaaaaatattttacgcAGAATCATTTAAACGCCAAAAACTATCAAGGTTTCTagaaaatcaatcaaattttcagaaATTATTTTACTAAGctgttttcagtgaaacaaacaaATTCATAAGAGCTTTTATGTTTCTTATTTTCATGTTTCATAATGTCAAAATTCTGCTATGCAATCTAGTCACTCTCAATTTCGATCCCTCTAAAAAATGTTGAAGCAATTTAATTCCTATCAATCTTAAAAGTGAGACAATTAATCACAATATTAATGATTTTCtctaattttacataattttgattgatataataacaaatttaatcttCAAAGTTTTCTGtctatttctatatatttttgtagctaacctttttttaaatattctttttgaattttttatatatttaaaaattttatacttttttcaGATAATTTTATGGATTAGGACCGAATTAAtagaatatgtaaatgttgagagttTAATGTGttaatatatcaattaaaatattgtaCAATCGAGGGAAAACATTAATTGTTGTAATTAATTGTCTTTAgttactcattttttaaattgacaatgattaaattgctttaattttttttaaagggatATATTTGCTCAATATTGAAACTGAGAGATACAGAAGAGGTGTTTTTACCCTATGCAATCTTATGATCCTAGAAAAGCTCTTAGAAAACCTTAATTCATGTCTTATATTAGTAGCTTGAAGACTTTTGATTTAGTAAAAAGGAAATTCATGGCTTATAACATGTTTCTCTAGTGCTGCAAATCTCCTCCTAGAGTCTAATATTCCGTTTAAACAGTTTTCGACCGAGATCGAACATTGCATCCATTAAAGCAAATCCGGACCGGAAACTTGTATAAGCATCTTGTTAAAGATGCTAATATACAAATCCGGATCGAAAACTTGTGCTAGTAAGTCGTATATTTGTTGCTCGAAAACTCTGATTTagtgaaaggaaaagaaatttcTCCGGTGATCGATCATACATCGTTGTAAAGCTAGTTTTCTTAATCCGGGGAAGACGATTGAAAGATGTTAATGTTAACATCTTGTATTAGCATCTTTAGTTGTTTGTTTAGCTATATACAAGTCCGGATCGAAAACTTGTGTTATAAAGTCGTATATTAGTTGCTCGAAAACTCTGATGTagtgaaaggaaaagaaatttcTCCAGTGATCGATCATGCATCGTTTTAATCCGGGAAAGATGCTAATGGTAACATCTTGTATAAGCATCTTTAGTTATTGTATAGCTATATACAAATCCGGATCGAAAACTCATGTTATAAAGTTTTATAGTAGTTGCTTGAAAACTCCGATTTATTTGTAGGAAAAGAAATTTCTCCGGTGATCAATCTTACATCGTTCTAAAGCAAGTTTTTTAATTCGGGGAAGACGATGGAAAGATGCTAATGGTAACATCTTGTATAAGCATCTTTAGTTGTTTGTATAGCTATATACAAATCCGGATCGAAAACTCATGTTATGAAGTTGTATATTAGTTGCTTGAAAACTCCGATTTATTTGAAGGAAAAGAAATTTCTCAGGTGATCGATATCACGTCGTTTTAAAGCAAGTTTTTAATTTGGGGAAGACGACGGGAAGATGCTAATGGTAACATCTTGTATAAGCATCTTTAGTTGTTTGTATCGGTGTTGAAAAATAGGAATGTTTTTGCTCGTAGGTTGTTGGATGGAGGCTGTTAGATGAAGAAGGTGGACTTAAACTGCAGTGTTCATGGAAATTACGAGATTTCAAATCCGGAGTTGAACTCATCAATCGGATTTATAAGGCTACGGAAGCTACCGATCATTTCCCGAGCCTCCATTTGGAAGGACCGAATCAAGTCCGAGCTGAACTGTGGACTGCTTCGATTGGTAAAACCGAACTCCCCGACTTACTGTCTCTCCTTTAATTACCTTCTAGCAATTGAAGTTAACTTATTGTTTGCTTGAATTGCAGGAGGGTTGAGCATGAATGATTTCAT
The Gossypium hirsutum isolate 1008001.06 chromosome A07, Gossypium_hirsutum_v2.1, whole genome shotgun sequence genome window above contains:
- the LOC107937988 gene encoding probable pterin-4-alpha-carbinolamine dehydratase, chloroplastic translates to MASAAAQLSFSLPFPPFSSPRHRPVTAFPYPTTQSQNQSRVSLRTRALGPDFMGDFGARDPFPAEIASGFAEKVLGNVDTEHKILIPNASALSLAKQDCSPISPLQPPLSVDEAKALMKKVVGWRLLDEEGGLKLQCSWKLRDFKSGVELINRIYKATEATDHFPSLHLEGPNQVRAELWTASIGGLSMNDFIVAAKIDEIKTSDLAPRKRIWA